From the genome of Ciona intestinalis unplaced genomic scaffold, KH HT000062.2, whole genome shotgun sequence, one region includes:
- the LOC100180528 gene encoding uncharacterized protein LOC100180528 isoform X2, with product MDAPKSAEINTQGSNTTFVPRPDEGAVHLHGRKEKTTKSNSFEKDKHKVDNTASNKPRSCTVKGAATFEDFAKLGAGASDEPVAPTKCVQSPSDRLEGEAPGCMSTITGSSGIYGVPDRVLQISSTSGKHRGSRSTGNETNEARRPRNYHIKSIRRGIPDIMTTDVSGRSYHRATRGMHITTLCLCQGNSKRKRNPTAWLFSVLAAVLCVVCPLFSFVADVTFYVMCSDHYNETANVLTKVKGSERASYIVAEVQPTLLSFVRHGSQRRGHHSSRVSHHSNPPAPLRGRRQSDFDTWNSFPTLPIESQPDDRPSPFNINTNINPVGVQYIVPQQYGKFKRSQNPTPSYVTKYVSNDDTTVFALETTIFPKKAGSAEFACANESAIREFMKTPEATRRLEAHRHVTIDVFEPVFIIGSFPSLLLCIFARLVVMVTAHNHFLSAYVINIAGMPLQLVTGALGVNSAAYHVGQFGFSCWHCALEGDCSDVSPLSWLNDHVNMSLIVATAAKGLDGAAGGCVLFIVVLRILWREHGNVTLWWYAARVIASLFAFILCVTVSTLLVITPAIGVFRLQFIERVGYFTGREETLSMFMLLLGMGMAAWAASLLAILLYLMYKTYLYCRVKEHAVQIIDED from the exons ATGGACGCTCCTAAAAGCGCGGAAATAAATACACAGGGCTCGAATACGACCTTTGTTCCAAGACCTGATGAGGGAGCAGTTCATTTACATGGAAggaaagaaaaaacaacaaagtcaAACAGTTTTGAGAAAGACAAGCACAAGGTTGACAACACAGCGTCAAATAAACCACGATCCTGCACAGTCAAAGGTGCGGCAACTTTCGAAGACTTTGCTAAATTAGGAGCAGGAGCGTCCGATGAACCcgttgctccaaccaagtgtgTGCAGTCACCTTCTGATAGATTAGAGGGGGAAGCTCCTGGTTGCATGAGCACTATAACAG GATCAAGTGGAATATACGGAGtacccgatcgtgttttacaaaTATCGTCTACGAGTGGAAAACACCGCGGGTCAAGATCAACCGGCAATGAAACAAACGAAGCTCGACGACCAAGAAATTATCATATTAAGTCAATCCGTAGAGGAATCCCTGACATTATGACGACTGATGTCAGTGGAAGGAGTTATCATCGTGCTACTAGGG GTATGCACATAACGACTTTGTGTTTGTGCCAAGGCAACTCGAAACGCAAACGAAACCCCACAGCGTGGTTGTTCAGTGTATTAGCAGCAGTGTTATGTGTCGTATGCCCGTTATTTTCATTTGTtgctgacgtcacattttACGTCATGTGTAGCGACCATTACAACGAAACTGCTAACGTGCTCACCAAAGTGAAGGGAAGCGAGCGAGCATCGTATATTGTAGCTGAAGTGCAACCTACATTACTTTCATTTGTGCGGCATGGCTCACAGCGCAGAGGGCACCATTCAAGCCGAGTAAGTCACCATTCTAACCCACCAGCACCACTAAGAGGACGTCGGCAATCAGACTTCGACACTTGGAACTCCTTCCCTACATTACCAATAGAAAGTCAACCCGACGACCGACCAAGTCCATTCAACATAAACACTAATATAAATCCCGTTGGTGTACAATACATTGTTCCACAACAATACGGAAAGTTCAAACGCTCCCAGAATCCGACTCCAAGTTACGTCACGAAATACGTCAGCAATGACGACACAACGGTGTTCGCCTTGGAAACAACTATCTTCCCAAAGAAAGCtg GAAGCGCtgagtttgcgtgtgcgaatgAGAGTGCGATTCGTGAATTCATGAAAACACCAGAGGCGACACGACGCTTGGAGGCGCACAGACACGTGACCATCGATGTGTTCGAACCAGTTTTCATCATCGGGTCTTTCCCATCGTTGCTACTTTGCATCTTTGCACG ATTAGTGGTAATGGTTACTGCCCACAATCACTTTCTATCTGCTTACGTAATCAACATAGCCGGCATGCCTCTACAACTTGTTACTGGCGCACTTGGAGTGAATTCTGCAGCTTACCACGTTGGACAGTTCGGCTTCTC TTGTTGGCATTGTGCGTTAGAAGGCGATTGCTCTGACGTCAGTCCGTTGTCATGGTTAAACGATCACGTGAACATGAGTCTGATTGTAGCAACAGCAGCGAAAGGTTTGGACGGTGCAGCAGGGGGATgcgttttatttatt GTGGTTCTACGGATATTATGGCGAGAACATGGCAATGTAACGTTGTGGTGGTATGCTGCTAGGGTGATAGCTAGTTTGTTCGCGTTTATATTATGCGTCACTGTGTCAACTCTATTAGTTATAACTCCTGCGATCGGGGTGTTCAG GTTGCAGTTTATCGAGCGAGTTGGTTACTTCACTGGTCGAGAGGAAACACTTTCAATGTTCATGTTGTTGCTTGGGATGGGCATGGCTGCATGGGCTGCATCACTATTAGCCATACTACTCTACCTcatgtataaaacatatcTATATTGTCGAGTAAAGGAACATGCAGTGCAAATCATCGATGAAGATTGA
- the LOC100180528 gene encoding uncharacterized protein LOC100180528 isoform X3, with the protein MDAPKSAEINTQGSNTTFVPRPDEGAVHLHGRKEKTTKSNSFEKDKHKVDNTASNKPRSCTVKGAATFEDFAKLGAGASDEPVAPTKCVQSPSDRLEGEAPGCMSTITGSSGIYGVPDRVLQISSTSGKHRGSRSTGNETNEARRPRNYHIKSIRRGIPDIMTTDVSGRSYHRATRGMHITTLCLCQGNSKRKRNPTAWLFSVLAAVLCVVCPLFSFVADVTFYVMCSDHYNETANVLTKVKGSERASYIVAEVQPTLLSFVRHGSQRRGHHSSRVSHHSNPPAPLRGRRQSDFDTWNSFPTLPIESQPDDRPSPFNINTNINPVGVQYIVPQQYGKFKRSQNPTPSYVTKYVSNDDTTVFALETTIFPKKAGSAEFACANESAIREFMKTPEATRRLEAHRHVTIDVFEPVFIIGSFPSLLLCIFARLVVMVTAHNHFLSAYVINIAGMPLQLVTGALGVNSAAYHVGQFGFSLQFIERVGYFTGREETLSMFMLLLGMGMAAWAASLLAILLYLMYKTYLYCRVKEHAVQIIDED; encoded by the exons ATGGACGCTCCTAAAAGCGCGGAAATAAATACACAGGGCTCGAATACGACCTTTGTTCCAAGACCTGATGAGGGAGCAGTTCATTTACATGGAAggaaagaaaaaacaacaaagtcaAACAGTTTTGAGAAAGACAAGCACAAGGTTGACAACACAGCGTCAAATAAACCACGATCCTGCACAGTCAAAGGTGCGGCAACTTTCGAAGACTTTGCTAAATTAGGAGCAGGAGCGTCCGATGAACCcgttgctccaaccaagtgtgTGCAGTCACCTTCTGATAGATTAGAGGGGGAAGCTCCTGGTTGCATGAGCACTATAACAG GATCAAGTGGAATATACGGAGtacccgatcgtgttttacaaaTATCGTCTACGAGTGGAAAACACCGCGGGTCAAGATCAACCGGCAATGAAACAAACGAAGCTCGACGACCAAGAAATTATCATATTAAGTCAATCCGTAGAGGAATCCCTGACATTATGACGACTGATGTCAGTGGAAGGAGTTATCATCGTGCTACTAGGG GTATGCACATAACGACTTTGTGTTTGTGCCAAGGCAACTCGAAACGCAAACGAAACCCCACAGCGTGGTTGTTCAGTGTATTAGCAGCAGTGTTATGTGTCGTATGCCCGTTATTTTCATTTGTtgctgacgtcacattttACGTCATGTGTAGCGACCATTACAACGAAACTGCTAACGTGCTCACCAAAGTGAAGGGAAGCGAGCGAGCATCGTATATTGTAGCTGAAGTGCAACCTACATTACTTTCATTTGTGCGGCATGGCTCACAGCGCAGAGGGCACCATTCAAGCCGAGTAAGTCACCATTCTAACCCACCAGCACCACTAAGAGGACGTCGGCAATCAGACTTCGACACTTGGAACTCCTTCCCTACATTACCAATAGAAAGTCAACCCGACGACCGACCAAGTCCATTCAACATAAACACTAATATAAATCCCGTTGGTGTACAATACATTGTTCCACAACAATACGGAAAGTTCAAACGCTCCCAGAATCCGACTCCAAGTTACGTCACGAAATACGTCAGCAATGACGACACAACGGTGTTCGCCTTGGAAACAACTATCTTCCCAAAGAAAGCtg GAAGCGCtgagtttgcgtgtgcgaatgAGAGTGCGATTCGTGAATTCATGAAAACACCAGAGGCGACACGACGCTTGGAGGCGCACAGACACGTGACCATCGATGTGTTCGAACCAGTTTTCATCATCGGGTCTTTCCCATCGTTGCTACTTTGCATCTTTGCACG ATTAGTGGTAATGGTTACTGCCCACAATCACTTTCTATCTGCTTACGTAATCAACATAGCCGGCATGCCTCTACAACTTGTTACTGGCGCACTTGGAGTGAATTCTGCAGCTTACCACGTTGGACAGTTCGGCTTCTC GTTGCAGTTTATCGAGCGAGTTGGTTACTTCACTGGTCGAGAGGAAACACTTTCAATGTTCATGTTGTTGCTTGGGATGGGCATGGCTGCATGGGCTGCATCACTATTAGCCATACTACTCTACCTcatgtataaaacatatcTATATTGTCGAGTAAAGGAACATGCAGTGCAAATCATCGATGAAGATTGA
- the LOC100180528 gene encoding uncharacterized protein LOC100180528 isoform X1 — protein MDAPKSAEINTQGSNTTFVPRPDEGAVHLHGRKEKTTKSNSFEKDKHKVDNTASNKPRSCTVKGAATFEDFAKLGAGASDEPVAPTKCVQSPSDRLEGEAPGCMSTITGSSGIYGVPDRVLQISSTSGKHRGSRSTGNETNEARRPRNYHIKSIRRGIPDIMTTDVSGRSYHRATRGMHITTLCLCQGNSKRKRNPTAWLFSVLAAVLCVVCPLFSFVADVTFYVMCSDHYNETANVLTKVKGSERASYIVAEVQPTLLSFVRHGSQRRGHHSSRVSHHSNPPAPLRGRRQSDFDTWNSFPTLPIESQPDDRPSPFNINTNINPVGVQYIVPQQYGKFKRSQNPTPSYVTKYVSNDDTTVFALETTIFPKKAGSAEFACANESAIREFMKTPEATRRLEAHRHVTIDVFEPVFIIGSFPSLLLCIFARLVVMVTAHNHFLSAYVINIAGMPLQLVTGALGVNSAAYHVGQFGFSSTSSCWHCALEGDCSDVSPLSWLNDHVNMSLIVATAAKGLDGAAGGCVLFIVVLRILWREHGNVTLWWYAARVIASLFAFILCVTVSTLLVITPAIGVFRLQFIERVGYFTGREETLSMFMLLLGMGMAAWAASLLAILLYLMYKTYLYCRVKEHAVQIIDED, from the exons ATGGACGCTCCTAAAAGCGCGGAAATAAATACACAGGGCTCGAATACGACCTTTGTTCCAAGACCTGATGAGGGAGCAGTTCATTTACATGGAAggaaagaaaaaacaacaaagtcaAACAGTTTTGAGAAAGACAAGCACAAGGTTGACAACACAGCGTCAAATAAACCACGATCCTGCACAGTCAAAGGTGCGGCAACTTTCGAAGACTTTGCTAAATTAGGAGCAGGAGCGTCCGATGAACCcgttgctccaaccaagtgtgTGCAGTCACCTTCTGATAGATTAGAGGGGGAAGCTCCTGGTTGCATGAGCACTATAACAG GATCAAGTGGAATATACGGAGtacccgatcgtgttttacaaaTATCGTCTACGAGTGGAAAACACCGCGGGTCAAGATCAACCGGCAATGAAACAAACGAAGCTCGACGACCAAGAAATTATCATATTAAGTCAATCCGTAGAGGAATCCCTGACATTATGACGACTGATGTCAGTGGAAGGAGTTATCATCGTGCTACTAGGG GTATGCACATAACGACTTTGTGTTTGTGCCAAGGCAACTCGAAACGCAAACGAAACCCCACAGCGTGGTTGTTCAGTGTATTAGCAGCAGTGTTATGTGTCGTATGCCCGTTATTTTCATTTGTtgctgacgtcacattttACGTCATGTGTAGCGACCATTACAACGAAACTGCTAACGTGCTCACCAAAGTGAAGGGAAGCGAGCGAGCATCGTATATTGTAGCTGAAGTGCAACCTACATTACTTTCATTTGTGCGGCATGGCTCACAGCGCAGAGGGCACCATTCAAGCCGAGTAAGTCACCATTCTAACCCACCAGCACCACTAAGAGGACGTCGGCAATCAGACTTCGACACTTGGAACTCCTTCCCTACATTACCAATAGAAAGTCAACCCGACGACCGACCAAGTCCATTCAACATAAACACTAATATAAATCCCGTTGGTGTACAATACATTGTTCCACAACAATACGGAAAGTTCAAACGCTCCCAGAATCCGACTCCAAGTTACGTCACGAAATACGTCAGCAATGACGACACAACGGTGTTCGCCTTGGAAACAACTATCTTCCCAAAGAAAGCtg GAAGCGCtgagtttgcgtgtgcgaatgAGAGTGCGATTCGTGAATTCATGAAAACACCAGAGGCGACACGACGCTTGGAGGCGCACAGACACGTGACCATCGATGTGTTCGAACCAGTTTTCATCATCGGGTCTTTCCCATCGTTGCTACTTTGCATCTTTGCACG ATTAGTGGTAATGGTTACTGCCCACAATCACTTTCTATCTGCTTACGTAATCAACATAGCCGGCATGCCTCTACAACTTGTTACTGGCGCACTTGGAGTGAATTCTGCAGCTTACCACGTTGGACAGTTCGGCTTCTC TTCTACCTCCAGTTGTTGGCATTGTGCGTTAGAAGGCGATTGCTCTGACGTCAGTCCGTTGTCATGGTTAAACGATCACGTGAACATGAGTCTGATTGTAGCAACAGCAGCGAAAGGTTTGGACGGTGCAGCAGGGGGATgcgttttatttatt GTGGTTCTACGGATATTATGGCGAGAACATGGCAATGTAACGTTGTGGTGGTATGCTGCTAGGGTGATAGCTAGTTTGTTCGCGTTTATATTATGCGTCACTGTGTCAACTCTATTAGTTATAACTCCTGCGATCGGGGTGTTCAG GTTGCAGTTTATCGAGCGAGTTGGTTACTTCACTGGTCGAGAGGAAACACTTTCAATGTTCATGTTGTTGCTTGGGATGGGCATGGCTGCATGGGCTGCATCACTATTAGCCATACTACTCTACCTcatgtataaaacatatcTATATTGTCGAGTAAAGGAACATGCAGTGCAAATCATCGATGAAGATTGA